One Corynebacterium efficiens YS-314 DNA segment encodes these proteins:
- a CDS encoding FHA domain-containing protein FhaB/FipA, which produces MDSLVLLGLRVALIVVLWLFVVLALRAMKNDVKVVGAASKSTTVAAPQGLARAFNRSTPPRLLTVIEGPLAGSSMEVADDMVIGRSPDCTFVVGDDYASGRHARIFKRGAEWFVEDLDSRNGTFVSGVRIDQPEQIELGTDIRVGRTTVRLVP; this is translated from the coding sequence ATGGATTCTCTGGTCCTTCTTGGGCTGCGCGTGGCGCTGATCGTGGTGCTGTGGCTGTTTGTGGTGCTGGCGCTGCGGGCCATGAAAAACGATGTGAAGGTGGTGGGTGCGGCGTCGAAAAGCACTACGGTGGCCGCCCCCCAGGGGCTCGCGCGCGCCTTCAACCGCTCCACCCCACCGCGTCTGCTCACCGTCATCGAGGGGCCGCTGGCCGGGTCCTCGATGGAGGTTGCGGATGACATGGTGATCGGCCGCAGCCCGGACTGTACGTTCGTGGTCGGCGATGATTACGCCTCGGGTCGGCATGCCCGCATCTTCAAGCGGGGTGCGGAATGGTTTGTGGAGGATCTGGATTCCCGCAACGGCACCTTCGTCAGTGGCGTGCGCATCGACCAGCCGGAGCAGATCGAGCTGGGTACCGATATCCGGGTCGGACGCACGACGGTGAGGCTTGTGCCCTGA
- a CDS encoding DUF3662 and FHA domain-containing protein — protein sequence MNSLAKLDSSLQRGLDNALAFVFRGRVVPAELEELLKQEAEDNVVHTADGYVEAPNVFKVSVSPNDFANLLETSPDLAGRFADQMMRFCRNHSWSLAGPVVVLIAEDPARHTGQLKSDSEKDPDPELNSGFLPMDGDGVLAITESESKNVSDNSPYSGTEFLPAQEAARPLTHGAPRVQTDDNRHVVPQSSGPVVTLLLQDGSSRTYLVKEGSNIIGRSNDADLRLPDTGVSRQHAEITWDGRDAILVDLKSTNGTTVNDTPVENWLLADGDVITVGHSNIEVRIVSP from the coding sequence ATGAACAGTCTGGCGAAGCTGGACAGTTCTCTGCAGCGCGGCCTCGATAATGCGTTGGCGTTTGTCTTCAGGGGTCGTGTTGTTCCGGCTGAACTTGAGGAGTTGCTCAAGCAGGAGGCTGAGGACAATGTGGTCCACACGGCGGACGGTTATGTGGAGGCACCAAATGTGTTCAAGGTGTCGGTGAGCCCGAATGATTTCGCGAATCTCCTGGAGACCTCCCCGGATCTGGCTGGCCGTTTCGCTGATCAGATGATGAGGTTCTGTAGGAATCATTCGTGGTCGTTGGCGGGTCCGGTGGTTGTGTTGATCGCTGAGGATCCTGCACGGCACACGGGCCAGTTGAAGTCGGACTCGGAGAAGGATCCGGATCCAGAGCTGAATAGTGGTTTCCTGCCTATGGACGGTGATGGTGTTCTAGCTATCACAGAAAGTGAGTCGAAGAACGTGTCCGACAATTCCCCTTATTCCGGTACCGAGTTCCTGCCCGCCCAGGAGGCGGCGCGTCCCCTGACCCACGGTGCACCGCGGGTGCAGACCGACGACAACCGTCACGTGGTGCCACAGTCGTCCGGGCCGGTGGTGACCCTGCTGCTGCAAGATGGCTCCAGCCGCACCTATCTGGTGAAGGAGGGGTCCAACATCATCGGTCGTAGCAATGATGCGGATCTGCGCCTGCCGGATACGGGTGTGTCCCGTCAGCATGCCGAGATCACCTGGGATGGTCGCGATGCCATCCTGGTGGATCTGAAGTCCACGAATGGCACCACGGTCAATGACACCCCGGTGGAGAACTGGCTGCTGGCTGATGGCGATGTGATCACGGTGGGACATTCCAATATCGAAGTACGTATTGTCAGCCCGTAA
- a CDS encoding NYN domain-containing protein translates to MYTSRNQHFLDIENLCGTPDLYPEILTSTFHDYVHVTQAAPHDQFTVSTSHHNYTVAAFALRDIRSVHLLPPRSGPDGADMALIDGIAASRLNKNVDQICIGSGDHIFAFALTRLNNLGFHTTAVSRPEACSLHITRAASRVLYLPDRTTTHITYAQEIA, encoded by the coding sequence ATGTACACCAGCCGGAACCAGCACTTCCTCGATATCGAGAACCTCTGCGGCACTCCCGATCTTTACCCGGAGATCCTCACCTCCACGTTCCATGACTACGTGCACGTCACCCAGGCAGCCCCGCACGACCAATTCACCGTCTCCACCAGCCACCACAACTACACGGTTGCTGCCTTCGCCCTCCGGGATATCCGTAGCGTCCATCTTCTACCCCCACGCTCGGGCCCCGATGGAGCGGACATGGCTCTTATTGACGGCATCGCCGCGTCACGACTGAATAAGAACGTCGACCAGATCTGTATCGGCAGCGGTGACCATATCTTTGCCTTCGCACTGACCCGACTGAACAACCTCGGCTTCCATACCACCGCAGTCAGCCGGCCCGAGGCATGTTCCCTCCACATCACCCGTGCCGCCAGCCGCGTCCTCTACCTGCCCGACCGCACTACAACCCACATCACCTACGCCCAGGAGATCGCCTAA
- a CDS encoding IS4-like element ISCef4 family transposase has protein sequence MPRHGRTQPDTDRRLSDLISVGLLTRVFPADVVDEVVAQAGRTQQRSRILPSRVMVYYTITMALNSDGSYEDIYADLTDGLSWACRWEEQAVPAPSRSAIFQARVRLGHEPMAALFARVAQPLARPGWEGAWLAGKRLLAVDGTTLDVPDTPANVEHFGRPGTGRGQAGYPQARVVAIAECGSHAILDAVIGGLGTGETTLADELIDRLDPGSVLVADRGFYSFHRWATAQDRGADLVWRIRNNVKPHHVRTLEDGTWLATITPSSGPGWRQVAPRMVRVVDYHIDTGDDEAGIVDQQHRLLTTLLDPDEVSVEDLIAAYHARWEIENTFDELKTHQRGRERVLRSKSPELVRQEIWGHLCCHYAIRTLMADAATASEHPPVRVSFVKALKLTRRSVIQGSFPP, from the coding sequence ATGCCTCGACATGGACGGACACAACCTGATACTGATCGTCGGTTATCGGATTTAATCTCGGTGGGCCTGCTCACCCGGGTGTTTCCGGCCGATGTCGTGGACGAGGTCGTCGCGCAGGCCGGTCGTACCCAGCAACGATCCCGCATCCTGCCCTCCCGGGTAATGGTGTATTACACCATCACAATGGCTTTGAACTCCGATGGATCCTATGAGGATATCTACGCCGATCTCACCGATGGACTGTCCTGGGCCTGCAGGTGGGAGGAACAGGCAGTACCTGCTCCGTCACGCTCCGCGATTTTCCAGGCCAGGGTCAGGCTGGGACATGAACCGATGGCAGCGTTGTTTGCCCGTGTTGCCCAACCATTGGCCCGGCCGGGGTGGGAGGGGGCCTGGCTGGCGGGCAAACGCCTGTTGGCTGTTGATGGCACCACCTTGGATGTCCCGGATACGCCAGCCAATGTCGAGCATTTCGGGCGTCCCGGCACCGGACGTGGTCAGGCCGGGTACCCGCAGGCCCGTGTCGTGGCGATCGCGGAATGTGGATCACATGCGATCCTGGACGCGGTCATCGGCGGGCTGGGCACCGGGGAAACGACCCTGGCTGATGAACTGATCGACCGGCTGGATCCAGGCTCAGTACTGGTCGCTGATCGGGGGTTTTATAGTTTCCACCGGTGGGCTACCGCCCAGGACCGTGGTGCGGATCTGGTGTGGCGGATCCGGAACAATGTGAAACCACACCATGTGCGAACCCTGGAGGATGGAACATGGTTGGCCACGATTACCCCGAGCAGTGGGCCGGGGTGGCGGCAGGTTGCCCCAAGGATGGTGCGGGTGGTGGACTACCACATCGATACCGGTGACGATGAGGCTGGCATTGTCGACCAGCAGCATCGGTTGTTGACCACCTTGTTGGATCCTGATGAGGTGTCGGTGGAGGATCTGATCGCGGCGTATCACGCCCGGTGGGAGATCGAGAACACTTTCGATGAGTTGAAAACCCATCAGCGTGGACGAGAAAGGGTGTTGCGGTCAAAGTCCCCGGAGTTGGTGCGTCAGGAGATCTGGGGGCATCTGTGCTGCCACTACGCGATCAGGACACTGATGGCTGATGCGGCCACTGCCAGTGAGCACCCTCCGGTGCGGGTGTCATTTGTTAAGGCCTTGAAGCTTACCCGTCGTTCGGTGATCCAGGGCTCTTTTCCCCCCTGA
- a CDS encoding serine/threonine-protein kinase: MNTADDNAKQRLQELIGPDYTLQWIVGHGGMSTVWLADDNVNDREVAVKVLRPEFSDNTEFLSRFRNEARAAENIHSEHVVTTYDYREVADPAGHTFCFIVLEYIRGESLADMLEREGALPEELALDVMEQAAHGLSVIHRMGLVHRDIKPGNMLITANGILKITDFGIAKAAASVPLTRTGMVVGTAQYVSPEQAQGHQVTPASDVYSLGVVGYEMLSGRRPFTGDSSVSVAIAHINEAPPQMPTSVSAQARELIGIALRKDPARRFADGNELARAVSAVRLGNRPPQPHSPAVQATAVAPSPSASTAMLGQVARPTTSVPASPTVLPERQEKRGSGVGLGLLIAAVIAAVIGGIIWAGATGVFSGDSEETTTPETITQTVTPTETTTSEEPTLAPPPVQPTRQPVPTPDETPTRLPTTTQESPTRVSPTPEETDEPGEQTTPGGQPPLSTLPTSLGWQNNQGGTGNQGNPNTTGNPANPGTPGTTGGNGTGNAGGNSPDAADELLMSLDELMNVGGNQ; encoded by the coding sequence ATGAACACCGCAGATGACAATGCCAAACAGCGGCTGCAGGAACTGATCGGCCCCGATTACACACTGCAGTGGATCGTGGGCCACGGTGGCATGTCCACAGTGTGGCTCGCCGATGATAATGTCAACGACCGTGAAGTGGCCGTGAAGGTGCTGCGGCCGGAGTTCTCCGACAACACCGAGTTCCTCAGCCGCTTCCGCAACGAGGCCCGGGCCGCGGAGAACATCCACTCCGAGCATGTGGTCACCACCTACGACTACCGCGAGGTGGCGGATCCCGCCGGGCACACCTTCTGTTTCATCGTCCTGGAGTACATCCGTGGCGAATCCCTGGCGGACATGCTCGAACGCGAGGGGGCGCTACCGGAGGAACTCGCCCTGGATGTCATGGAGCAGGCCGCCCACGGCCTCAGCGTGATCCACCGGATGGGCCTGGTACACCGGGATATCAAACCGGGCAACATGCTCATCACCGCCAACGGCATCCTCAAGATCACCGACTTCGGCATCGCCAAGGCCGCTGCCTCCGTCCCGCTGACCCGCACCGGCATGGTGGTGGGGACCGCGCAGTATGTCTCACCCGAGCAGGCTCAGGGACACCAGGTGACCCCGGCCAGTGATGTCTACTCCCTCGGCGTGGTCGGGTATGAGATGCTCTCCGGGCGTCGCCCCTTCACCGGGGATTCCTCGGTGTCGGTGGCCATCGCGCACATCAACGAGGCCCCACCACAGATGCCCACGAGTGTCTCCGCGCAGGCGCGGGAACTCATCGGCATCGCCCTGCGCAAGGACCCGGCGCGCCGGTTCGCCGACGGCAATGAACTGGCGCGGGCGGTGTCCGCGGTGAGGTTGGGCAACCGGCCACCGCAACCGCACAGCCCGGCGGTGCAGGCGACGGCGGTCGCGCCGTCGCCAAGCGCCTCGACGGCGATGCTCGGGCAGGTCGCCCGCCCCACCACCTCGGTGCCGGCCTCCCCCACCGTGCTGCCGGAACGACAGGAGAAACGCGGATCGGGGGTGGGCCTGGGTCTGCTCATCGCAGCCGTGATCGCCGCGGTGATCGGCGGGATCATCTGGGCCGGTGCCACAGGCGTGTTCAGTGGCGATTCCGAGGAGACCACCACCCCGGAAACCATCACCCAGACCGTCACCCCGACGGAGACCACCACCTCCGAGGAACCCACGCTGGCACCACCCCCGGTGCAGCCGACACGCCAACCGGTTCCCACCCCGGATGAAACGCCGACGCGGCTTCCGACGACAACACAGGAGAGCCCCACGCGGGTCTCCCCCACCCCGGAGGAGACCGATGAGCCCGGGGAGCAGACCACCCCGGGTGGGCAGCCACCGCTGAGCACCCTGCCTACCAGCCTGGGTTGGCAGAATAACCAGGGTGGTACGGGTAACCAGGGCAACCCGAATACCACCGGCAACCCCGCCAATCCCGGCACGCCGGGTACCACCGGTGGGAACGGGACCGGGAATGCCGGCGGTAACTCCCCGGACGCGGCGGATGAGCTGCTGATGTCGCTTGATGAATTGATGAATGTTGGAGGAAACCAGTGA
- a CDS encoding FtsW/RodA/SpoVE family cell cycle protein, with amino-acid sequence MNVMERLKLRRTEMWLLVVATLVVAVMLISLELAMGNELDTQVLVLVTGYLGVLVVAHLAMCWVAPFADQIMLPVVATLNGIGLVMIYRLDLATGYTTVNSHLMWTFIGVMLMVGVLVALRDHKSLSRYSYLLGIVGLFLLALPLVWPQPAGVEARIWIWLGPFSLQPGEFSKILLLLFFAQLLTTKRALFAVAGKRFLGLDFPRLRDLAPILVVWALAILIMAGANDFGPALLLFSTVLVMVYLATGRGSWLLIGAVLVAVGAYAVYQVSAKIQERVQNFIDPIAHYDTTGYQLSQSLFGMSWGGVTGTGVGQGYPNMIPVVHSDFILAAIGEEMGLVGLSAVIILFGILVTRGMKAALATRDTYGKLVASGLSMTIMIQVFVVVAGISALMPMTGLTTPFMSQGGSSLMANYILVAILLRISDSARRPAMMRAREATGAPGAASAREVSA; translated from the coding sequence ATGAACGTAATGGAGAGATTGAAACTACGCCGCACGGAGATGTGGCTGCTGGTGGTGGCCACCCTCGTGGTGGCGGTCATGCTCATAAGTCTCGAGCTGGCCATGGGTAATGAACTGGACACCCAGGTGCTGGTGCTGGTCACCGGTTACCTGGGCGTGCTGGTGGTCGCCCACCTGGCCATGTGCTGGGTGGCGCCGTTTGCCGATCAGATCATGCTGCCGGTGGTGGCCACCCTCAACGGCATCGGCCTGGTGATGATCTACCGGCTGGACCTGGCCACCGGGTACACCACCGTCAACAGTCACCTGATGTGGACCTTCATCGGGGTGATGCTCATGGTCGGGGTGCTGGTGGCCCTGCGCGACCACAAATCCCTCTCGCGGTACTCCTACCTGCTGGGCATCGTGGGCCTGTTCCTGCTCGCCCTGCCCCTGGTGTGGCCACAGCCCGCCGGGGTGGAGGCACGCATCTGGATCTGGCTGGGACCGTTCTCCCTGCAGCCGGGTGAGTTCTCCAAGATCCTGCTGCTGCTGTTCTTCGCACAGCTGCTGACCACCAAGCGCGCACTGTTCGCCGTGGCGGGTAAACGCTTCCTGGGCCTGGATTTCCCCCGCCTGCGTGACCTCGCCCCCATCCTCGTGGTGTGGGCCCTGGCGATCCTCATCATGGCCGGCGCGAATGACTTCGGCCCGGCGCTGCTGTTGTTCTCCACCGTCCTGGTGATGGTCTACCTGGCCACCGGGCGTGGCTCCTGGCTGCTCATCGGTGCCGTCCTGGTGGCCGTGGGCGCCTATGCCGTGTACCAGGTCTCCGCCAAGATCCAGGAGCGCGTGCAGAACTTCATCGACCCGATCGCCCACTATGACACCACCGGATACCAGCTGTCCCAGTCCCTGTTCGGCATGAGCTGGGGCGGGGTCACCGGCACCGGTGTGGGCCAGGGCTACCCCAACATGATCCCCGTGGTGCACTCCGACTTCATCCTCGCCGCCATCGGTGAGGAGATGGGCCTGGTCGGCCTGTCCGCCGTGATCATCCTCTTCGGCATCCTGGTCACCCGCGGCATGAAGGCCGCGCTGGCCACCCGCGACACCTATGGAAAGCTGGTGGCGTCCGGGCTGTCCATGACCATCATGATCCAGGTGTTCGTGGTGGTCGCCGGTATCTCCGCACTGATGCCCATGACCGGTCTGACCACCCCGTTCATGTCCCAGGGTGGTTCCTCCCTGATGGCCAACTACATCCTCGTGGCGATCCTGCTGCGTATCTCCGACAGTGCGCGTCGTCCCGCGATGATGCGTGCTCGTGAGGCCACTGGTGCACCCGGTGCTGCGTCCGCCAGGGAAGTTTCCGCATGA
- a CDS encoding PP2C family protein-serine/threonine phosphatase — protein MLKLDYAVASDRGLVRSNNEDSAYAGPYLLALADGMGGHAAGEIASQLMINHLRALDTYPGDNDMLALLGMVADEANAALAEGIREDATRDGMGTTLTAFMFNGRELGMCHVGDSRAYLLRDDKLTQLTVDDTFVQSLVAEGKLDPEDVSTHPQRSLILKAYTGHPVQPTLQNIPVLAGDRLLLCSDGLSDPVTHSTIEETLRTGTPQDATRRLVELALRSGGPDNVTVVIADIVEVDGDDPSVVGTAPVTAGALNGEQPDDARPDTAASRAAAISRQPKSIEPVPEIAQPPEKTSRKLPVLVVALVVLIGLVAAGWWGYTRIQATYFITTSADDTITVEQGVDYRIFGFDLHEPYKVACIDRNGQLTLVDNCTTDPPFTLDDLPENLRGSIQDLPSGSYDDVQAQMQRLAQQALPACVSTQEGGFRDRPGVNCREVS, from the coding sequence ATGCTGAAACTTGATTATGCGGTGGCCTCCGACCGGGGTCTGGTGCGCAGCAACAACGAGGACTCCGCCTACGCGGGTCCCTACCTGCTGGCGCTTGCCGACGGCATGGGCGGCCACGCAGCCGGCGAGATCGCCTCGCAGCTGATGATCAACCACCTGCGCGCCCTGGACACCTACCCGGGTGACAATGACATGCTCGCACTGCTGGGCATGGTCGCCGATGAGGCCAACGCCGCCCTGGCCGAGGGCATCCGCGAGGACGCCACCCGCGACGGGATGGGCACCACGCTCACCGCGTTCATGTTCAACGGACGCGAGCTGGGCATGTGCCACGTCGGCGACTCCCGGGCGTATCTGCTTCGCGACGACAAACTAACCCAACTCACAGTCGACGACACCTTCGTCCAGTCCCTGGTCGCGGAAGGCAAACTCGATCCCGAGGATGTCTCCACCCACCCGCAGCGCTCCCTGATCCTCAAGGCCTACACCGGCCACCCGGTCCAGCCCACGCTGCAGAACATCCCGGTCCTGGCCGGTGACCGCCTGCTGCTGTGCTCCGATGGCCTGTCCGATCCGGTCACCCACAGCACCATCGAGGAGACCCTGCGCACCGGCACCCCGCAGGACGCCACCCGCCGCCTGGTGGAACTGGCCCTGCGCTCCGGTGGCCCCGACAATGTCACCGTGGTGATCGCCGACATCGTCGAGGTCGACGGTGATGACCCCTCGGTGGTGGGCACCGCCCCGGTCACCGCGGGTGCGCTCAACGGTGAGCAGCCGGATGATGCCCGCCCGGACACGGCCGCCAGCCGTGCCGCGGCGATCAGCCGGCAACCCAAAAGCATCGAACCGGTGCCGGAGATAGCGCAACCGCCGGAGAAAACCTCGCGCAAACTCCCCGTCCTGGTCGTAGCCCTGGTCGTCCTCATCGGTCTCGTGGCCGCCGGATGGTGGGGCTACACCCGTATCCAAGCCACCTACTTCATCACCACCTCAGCCGACGACACGATCACCGTGGAACAGGGGGTGGACTACCGGATCTTCGGATTCGACCTCCACGAACCGTACAAGGTGGCCTGCATCGACCGGAATGGGCAGCTGACCCTGGTGGACAACTGCACCACCGATCCCCCATTCACCCTGGATGACCTCCCGGAGAACCTCCGGGGCAGCATCCAGGACCTGCCATCGGGATCCTATGACGATGTCCAGGCACAGATGCAACGACTGGCACAACAGGCACTACCGGCCTGTGTGTCCACACAAGAAGGCGGATTCCGCGACAGACCTGGCGTGAACTGCAGGGAGGTGTCATGA
- the pknB gene encoding Stk1 family PASTA domain-containing Ser/Thr kinase, which yields MTFVIADRYELGASIGSGGMSEVFAATDLLIGREVAVKMLRTDLAKDVNFRERFRREAQNAGKLSHPSIVAVFDTGEVDRDGISVPYIVMERVHGRDLRDIVREDGPYSPSQAATIMIPVCHALQSSHEAGIIHRDVKPANIMINNTGGVKVMDFGIARALDDSTSAMTQTAAVIGTAQYLSPEQARGKPADARSDVYAAGCVLYELVTGRPPFEGESPFAVAYQHVQEEPTPPSEYISDLSPTAALNVDAVVLTAMAKHPADRYQTAAEMAADLELLSRNAVSRAARAHVEKPDEPETVVVPQRLSTPPPPPTPAMPAATVAAPAAAPTAVGSRPAAARQPKRGSRALTVLAIVLTLGVIGVGGAFTYDFLSNSSSASTQQIPNIVGLPENEAVLELERLGFTVVLTTEPSPDVAEGLVIRTSPNVGSEIREGATVTLTISSGREVVTIPDVTGLTLAEATREIEGAGLVLDQSIREENSDDYPAGTVIQQNPRAGGETSVGASITLTVSTGPSLVRVPVITGMQWSQAESNITSLGLVPDIYYVDSLLPEGQVISASGQGTELPRGSTVTVEISNGMLIEAPDLARLDVDNALKALRDAGWTAPDTSLIEGAPIPTGALVDQGRIGFQDPSPGQPLRKDAVVNIRLYRFDLTALVPEP from the coding sequence GTGACCTTCGTGATTGCTGACCGTTATGAGCTGGGCGCCAGCATCGGCTCCGGTGGCATGAGCGAGGTGTTCGCGGCCACCGATCTGCTCATCGGCCGTGAGGTGGCGGTGAAGATGCTGCGCACCGATCTGGCCAAGGACGTCAACTTCCGTGAGCGGTTCCGCCGGGAGGCCCAGAACGCCGGAAAGTTGAGCCACCCGTCGATCGTCGCGGTGTTCGACACCGGTGAGGTCGACCGGGACGGGATCTCGGTGCCGTATATCGTCATGGAACGTGTCCACGGCCGTGACCTGCGCGATATCGTGCGTGAGGACGGGCCCTACAGCCCCAGCCAGGCCGCCACCATCATGATCCCGGTGTGCCACGCCCTGCAGTCCTCCCATGAGGCCGGCATCATCCACCGTGATGTGAAACCCGCCAACATCATGATCAACAACACCGGCGGGGTGAAGGTCATGGACTTCGGTATCGCCCGTGCCCTGGATGATTCCACCTCCGCCATGACGCAGACCGCCGCGGTCATCGGCACCGCCCAGTACCTCTCCCCGGAGCAGGCCCGGGGCAAACCCGCCGACGCGCGTTCCGATGTCTACGCCGCCGGCTGTGTCCTCTATGAACTGGTCACCGGCCGCCCACCGTTCGAGGGGGAATCCCCCTTCGCGGTGGCGTACCAGCATGTCCAGGAGGAACCCACCCCACCCTCGGAGTACATCTCCGACCTCTCCCCCACCGCCGCACTCAATGTGGATGCTGTGGTGCTTACCGCCATGGCCAAGCACCCCGCCGACCGCTATCAGACCGCCGCGGAGATGGCTGCTGATCTCGAGCTGCTCTCCCGCAATGCCGTCTCCCGCGCGGCGCGGGCGCACGTCGAAAAGCCCGACGAGCCGGAGACCGTCGTAGTCCCCCAACGCTTATCGACGCCTCCACCCCCGCCCACCCCCGCCATGCCCGCTGCCACAGTGGCGGCTCCGGCTGCCGCCCCGACAGCGGTTGGTTCCAGGCCCGCAGCTGCCCGGCAGCCCAAACGCGGATCAAGGGCCCTGACGGTACTGGCCATCGTGCTCACCCTCGGTGTCATCGGGGTGGGCGGTGCCTTCACCTATGACTTCCTCAGCAACTCCTCCAGCGCCAGCACCCAGCAGATCCCCAACATCGTGGGCCTGCCGGAGAACGAGGCGGTCCTCGAACTGGAACGGCTCGGATTCACCGTCGTGCTCACCACCGAACCCAGCCCGGATGTGGCCGAGGGCCTGGTCATCCGCACCAGCCCCAATGTCGGCTCCGAGATCCGGGAGGGTGCCACCGTCACCCTGACCATCTCCAGCGGACGCGAAGTGGTCACCATCCCGGATGTCACCGGCCTCACCCTGGCGGAGGCGACCCGGGAGATCGAGGGCGCCGGGCTGGTGCTCGACCAGTCCATCCGCGAGGAGAACTCCGATGACTACCCCGCCGGCACCGTCATCCAGCAGAACCCGCGGGCGGGTGGCGAAACCAGCGTCGGCGCCAGCATCACCCTGACCGTCTCCACAGGCCCCTCCCTGGTGCGTGTCCCCGTTATCACCGGCATGCAGTGGTCCCAGGCCGAGAGCAACATCACCTCGCTCGGACTGGTCCCGGACATCTACTACGTGGACAGCCTCCTGCCCGAGGGACAGGTGATCTCCGCCAGCGGTCAGGGCACCGAACTGCCCCGCGGTTCCACCGTCACCGTGGAGATCTCCAACGGCATGCTCATCGAGGCACCCGACCTGGCCCGCCTGGATGTCGACAACGCCCTCAAGGCGCTTCGCGACGCCGGCTGGACCGCCCCGGACACCTCCCTCATCGAGGGCGCCCCCATCCCCACCGGCGCACTCGTGGACCAGGGACGCATCGGATTCCAGGACCCCTCCCCCGGGCAGCCCCTGCGCAAGGATGCCGTGGTGAACATCCGCCTCTACCGGTTCGACCTCACCGCCCTGGTCCCCGAACCTTGA
- a CDS encoding penicillin-binding transpeptidase domain-containing protein, with product MNKSIRITSLFALVLIVILLANLTWIQGFREDELAQNPLNSRNFLEAKSTPRGQISAGGQILAESYQDDNGYYQRQYVTSPQAFGPVQGYLSDIYGAAGLELGYNSVLNGTDSSLFTSQWLDVLTGAPTRGANIELTLDPDLQQTAYNQLSNNGYEGAVVALRPSTGEVLAMASSPSFNPNAIVDPATAENAWAEYTSDPQSPLLNHATQESLPPGSIFKIITTAAGLENGYSADSSVTAEAAVTLPGTNTTLTNYAGQSCDGGGTTTLQTAFALSCNTAFVEMSVDVGADALRDAAEDFGVGETYDLGIPNVPGGLGEIPDDAALGQSSIGQRDVEMTVLQAAVMAATVSNGGVRMEPYLVSRVTGQDLSELSTHDPDSAGGIEPEIAEQLTALMKASERNTAGYTGADIASKTGTAEHGPEGTPPHTWYVAFAGDVAVAVLVKNGGGMGTGATGGAVAAPIGRAVLQAAGGLN from the coding sequence ATGAACAAATCCATCCGCATCACCTCGCTCTTCGCGCTGGTCCTCATTGTGATCCTGCTGGCCAACCTCACCTGGATCCAGGGCTTCCGCGAGGATGAACTGGCCCAGAACCCGCTCAACAGCCGCAACTTCCTGGAGGCCAAATCCACCCCGCGTGGGCAGATCTCCGCCGGGGGTCAGATCCTGGCCGAGTCCTACCAGGATGACAATGGCTACTACCAGCGTCAGTATGTCACCAGCCCGCAGGCTTTCGGCCCGGTCCAGGGTTACCTGTCCGATATCTACGGTGCCGCCGGTCTGGAACTGGGGTACAACTCGGTGCTCAACGGCACCGACTCCTCCCTGTTCACCTCGCAGTGGCTGGATGTGCTCACCGGAGCGCCGACCCGGGGTGCCAACATCGAACTCACCCTCGACCCGGACCTGCAGCAGACAGCCTACAACCAGCTGAGCAACAACGGCTACGAGGGTGCCGTGGTGGCCCTACGCCCCAGCACCGGTGAGGTGCTGGCCATGGCATCCTCGCCGAGCTTCAACCCCAATGCCATCGTGGATCCCGCCACCGCGGAGAACGCCTGGGCGGAATACACCTCGGATCCGCAGTCCCCACTGCTCAACCACGCCACCCAGGAATCACTGCCACCGGGATCGATCTTCAAGATCATCACCACCGCCGCCGGTCTGGAGAATGGTTACTCGGCTGATTCCAGCGTCACCGCGGAAGCGGCGGTGACCCTGCCGGGCACCAACACCACCCTGACCAACTACGCCGGCCAGAGCTGTGACGGTGGTGGCACCACCACCCTGCAGACCGCCTTCGCCCTGTCGTGCAACACCGCGTTCGTGGAGATGAGCGTGGATGTCGGCGCCGATGCCCTGCGCGATGCGGCTGAGGATTTCGGCGTGGGTGAAACCTACGATCTGGGTATCCCGAATGTCCCGGGTGGTCTCGGTGAGATCCCCGATGACGCGGCCCTGGGCCAGAGCTCCATCGGTCAGCGCGATGTGGAGATGACCGTCCTGCAGGCAGCCGTAATGGCGGCCACCGTGTCCAACGGTGGTGTGCGGATGGAACCGTACCTGGTCTCCCGGGTGACCGGTCAGGACCTCAGCGAACTGTCCACCCACGACCCGGATTCCGCCGGGGGCATTGAACCGGAGATCGCCGAACAGCTCACCGCACTGATGAAGGCCTCCGAGCGCAACACCGCCGGGTACACCGGCGCGGATATCGCCTCCAAGACCGGCACCGCCGAACACGGCCCCGAGGGCACCCCACCGCACACCTGGTACGTCGCCTTCGCCGGTGATGTCGCCGTGGCCGTGCTGGTGAAAAACGGCGGCGGCATGGGCACCGGCGCCACCGGTGGTGCCGTGGCCGCACCCATCGGCCGCGCGGTGCTGCAGGCCGCCGGAGGATTGAACTGA